Proteins found in one Oceaniferula flava genomic segment:
- a CDS encoding GTPase/DUF3482 domain-containing protein — MNEPTTDVTDAPANVPVFAVVGKVNAGKSSVLATLLEVDDDRIIRILPTAGATTQCQALPLVLDDRECIRFIDTPGFQKAIGAMNEIKRIHGPGTPDLESVREFVEQSSATGDFEDERRLLDPLLKGAGLLYVIDPSKPLRDEFIAEMEILRWTGRRRMALLNAKDASEEHLKTWRDRLGSYFNLVRTFNAHEARFDERRRLLKSLLEIDEEHAKVIESTIRSLDDEWRQRREETAEVLVGALESAMMLRESRVLEERVVEVDHRRERVQAEMVEAYYKSVTKLVKKSVDELLKIYRHHLIKIDWDEFGFEDIDLEAEETWSKWGLSRSQLAMAGGAAGAAAGVAVDVGSGGLTHGAGTLFGTLFGAAAAFFKGDELPDLKVDLSGGMKLKGGEGRKLELGPPKNENFPWILLDRLLVTYHEVISRAHGKRDVDSLISGDESQGFVRHMSGEDRRVLNKWLVSCGKGDPDRGLEPDVFRLLVSQLEAIETENFSG, encoded by the coding sequence ATGAACGAGCCCACCACCGATGTTACCGATGCACCTGCTAACGTGCCTGTTTTTGCCGTGGTGGGGAAAGTGAATGCCGGTAAGTCATCGGTGTTAGCGACATTGTTAGAGGTGGACGACGATCGCATTATCCGAATTCTTCCCACAGCGGGAGCAACCACCCAGTGCCAAGCTTTACCGCTCGTGTTGGATGATAGAGAATGCATCCGATTCATTGATACTCCCGGATTTCAAAAGGCCATAGGAGCTATGAATGAAATCAAGCGGATTCATGGGCCAGGGACGCCAGACCTTGAAAGCGTTCGTGAATTTGTCGAGCAAAGTTCAGCCACGGGTGACTTCGAAGATGAGCGCCGCTTGTTGGATCCTTTGTTGAAAGGTGCAGGTCTACTATATGTGATCGATCCCAGCAAACCCTTACGTGACGAATTCATCGCGGAAATGGAGATCCTGCGCTGGACGGGCAGACGCCGGATGGCACTGCTCAATGCCAAGGACGCCAGCGAAGAACACTTGAAAACCTGGCGCGACCGACTGGGTAGCTATTTCAACCTAGTCCGCACCTTCAACGCCCACGAAGCACGGTTCGACGAACGCCGCCGCCTGCTCAAGTCGCTTCTCGAAATCGACGAAGAACACGCCAAGGTCATCGAATCCACGATCCGCAGTCTCGATGACGAGTGGCGTCAGCGCCGCGAAGAGACGGCCGAGGTATTGGTCGGCGCGCTGGAATCAGCGATGATGCTGCGTGAGAGTCGCGTGCTCGAAGAGCGGGTGGTGGAGGTCGATCACCGGCGCGAGCGGGTGCAGGCGGAGATGGTGGAAGCGTATTACAAATCGGTGACCAAGCTGGTGAAAAAGTCGGTCGACGAGCTGTTGAAAATCTACCGTCACCATTTAATTAAAATCGATTGGGACGAATTCGGCTTTGAAGATATCGATCTCGAAGCGGAGGAGACTTGGTCGAAATGGGGGCTCTCCAGAAGTCAGCTTGCCATGGCTGGCGGTGCGGCGGGAGCGGCAGCGGGCGTGGCGGTGGACGTAGGCAGCGGAGGTCTCACCCATGGCGCTGGCACCCTCTTTGGCACATTATTCGGCGCGGCGGCGGCTTTTTTCAAGGGCGATGAATTGCCCGATCTCAAGGTGGACCTCTCTGGAGGCATGAAACTGAAAGGTGGCGAAGGACGAAAACTGGAACTCGGGCCGCCGAAGAATGAGAACTTTCCATGGATCTTGTTAGATAGATTGCTGGTGACTTACCACGAGGTGATTAGCCGAGCCCACGGCAAGCGCGACGTTGATTCTCTCATCAGTGGCGACGAGAGCCAAGGCTTTGTCCGCCACATGAGCGGAGAGGATCGCCGAGTGCTGAACAAGTGGCTGGTCAGCTGTGGCAAGGGTGATCCTGATCGTGGCTTGGAACCCGATGTGTTTAGGCTGTTAGTCAGTCAACTGGAAGCGATCGAGACGGAAAACTTCTCCGGATAA
- a CDS encoding PEP-CTERM sorting domain-containing protein: MNYPPHNAADRFDPASNIFLIRSLVLTSTLALLPIHSASAVWITNYTSLSPGMGGSASGVWREVMVDNTGAGFDTGFVVSLTTSGEVKSVADATHPSEINEGFPWRDLDPGDTYNGLPVIAPVSLPFYPQVNGDFANIETDGMASSIVTFNFGAQITNPVLSFSDVDIQSDLVFTNSFSILTGTGNLMQSGNILSNSGSGSSIADEAIFGEEAAGSIQFTGTFTQLQFTVNNAGPDPQDDDDRTGYVVTTEFAPVAVPEPSAALSLILGALACGLRRRK, from the coding sequence ATGAATTATCCACCCCACAACGCAGCGGATCGCTTTGATCCAGCATCTAACATATTCCTTATTCGCAGCCTGGTGCTGACATCAACTCTTGCTCTACTTCCAATTCATTCCGCATCTGCTGTGTGGATCACGAATTACACCTCACTCAGTCCAGGTATGGGTGGCTCAGCGAGCGGTGTATGGCGCGAAGTGATGGTGGACAACACGGGCGCGGGCTTCGACACCGGTTTCGTGGTGTCATTGACCACCTCCGGCGAAGTGAAATCCGTAGCGGATGCCACTCACCCTTCGGAGATCAATGAAGGGTTTCCTTGGAGAGATCTGGATCCTGGGGACACGTATAACGGGCTCCCCGTTATAGCGCCTGTGAGCCTGCCATTTTATCCCCAGGTGAATGGTGACTTTGCCAATATCGAAACCGATGGCATGGCTTCTTCGATTGTGACCTTCAATTTCGGTGCGCAAATCACGAATCCAGTGCTGAGTTTTTCGGACGTCGATATACAGAGCGATTTGGTGTTTACTAATAGCTTTTCCATACTCACAGGCACAGGGAATCTCATGCAATCCGGTAACATCCTTAGCAATAGCGGCTCCGGCAGCAGTATCGCGGATGAGGCCATCTTTGGTGAGGAGGCAGCGGGCTCGATTCAGTTCACTGGCACTTTCACCCAGCTTCAGTTTACCGTGAACAATGCCGGCCCGGACCCACAGGATGATGACGATCGCACCGGTTATGTGGTCACCACGGAATTTGCTCCCGTGGCTGTGCCGGAGCCGTCGGCTGCGTTGTCTTTGATTCTGGGAGCGCTGGCGTGTGGTCTTCGCCGAAGGAAGTAA
- a CDS encoding intermembrane phospholipid transport protein YdbH family protein: MSGTSQEHKAPDSATVHKRRSGWSRFRRGLLVVLGIFVLLVVVLWCFLPRIAEKVLISMIEEAGLEKNTFQVREIGWKSAVIEEVDFADGVWSLSAERVTVDYDALDLLKGRVDQISLEGARCVIDFTPGESSAEVISDEPSSEPQQQETASTPIIHQLPAMVERLGEIQAKQVHLTIQQAERSDQMQWDLSVKAVSDRETAVALASDDFQLKVHLETDQEITDLVLELTEVAPQRFLQSLETLLDLDDGLLPQGMAVGGAALSGGLRFDGDRMEPLHLAGTLSQIDYDGGDQPVLLEIEKAQIQLTQQSDGSGHVLLAGGLDAVAMPLDPSAGFVLGQAKPTDAKWQARIEWGVEQPVLSCEIENLQLRGRYNERLVELDAITLRLEKKGESLTVAGSMVNNGTKLPVHYHHRMTDEERWVLDGEMVLGPVAHAKPMPLLSAITDLFDDCTLTGSSLSTFKFKMGAFLPFEGVLCTTLEDVSVLDRDDLIKVEGLRGVWDLHLVPLSDTDPSQSDPSYYTLDFSADHFHLNSEESLGFNLDHIGDEPWKVRGKGKFSGEPAVLDAVLSGLNLHAESDGEEMDLTDTDVQLRMEGDTLTATGATMLKDNRVPFSYRHEKSNEGDAWKLAGVLQIKAAELKNPIDNAAILIDAMKDKSLTGRVAMKLDFTKGSDEDFDGVLTADIEDGTLKFTTEDGPVIEGIKGGVRLTSMKTKQTAGFHRVTATKMTAFDMTMTNLRADYHLLPNGDIQLRNVATQALGGNVWLDPFVLPDGDANYQFKVRMKKIDIAQMVKLFPEFNGKISGRIDGLLPMQCIDGEFMPQRGGMYLTPGSNATLRYDAGNKFSAGLDPKGREYQQMKMVEDSLQNLELRVLSIRLFDPRDVDKAVVLRLEGRAPTVEGSPPIILNINGFQPDDDTVDFFDLLLKHRDKLNFGL, translated from the coding sequence ATGTCTGGAACAAGCCAAGAGCACAAAGCCCCCGATTCTGCCACGGTGCATAAGCGGCGGAGTGGCTGGAGTCGTTTCAGGCGCGGCCTTCTGGTCGTGCTGGGTATTTTTGTGCTGCTTGTGGTTGTGCTTTGGTGCTTCTTGCCCCGCATCGCTGAGAAGGTCCTGATCTCGATGATCGAAGAGGCAGGGCTGGAAAAGAACACGTTTCAAGTGCGCGAGATCGGGTGGAAATCCGCGGTGATCGAGGAGGTGGATTTCGCGGACGGCGTCTGGAGCCTGAGCGCAGAGCGAGTGACCGTGGACTACGATGCACTCGATTTGCTCAAGGGGCGGGTGGATCAGATCTCCTTGGAGGGGGCTCGCTGTGTGATCGATTTCACGCCGGGGGAAAGCTCTGCCGAGGTGATTTCCGATGAGCCATCGTCCGAGCCACAACAGCAAGAAACAGCATCGACACCGATCATCCATCAGCTTCCGGCCATGGTGGAGCGCTTGGGGGAAATTCAGGCCAAGCAGGTGCATCTCACGATCCAGCAAGCTGAGCGCAGTGACCAGATGCAATGGGATCTCTCGGTGAAAGCTGTCAGCGACCGGGAAACAGCCGTAGCTCTGGCATCGGACGATTTCCAACTCAAGGTCCACCTCGAGACCGATCAAGAAATTACAGATCTGGTATTGGAACTCACGGAAGTGGCTCCGCAGCGTTTTTTGCAGAGTTTGGAAACCTTGCTGGATCTCGACGACGGCCTGTTACCGCAGGGGATGGCTGTCGGCGGGGCGGCATTGAGTGGGGGGCTGCGCTTTGATGGCGACCGTATGGAGCCTCTCCACTTGGCCGGAACACTGAGCCAAATCGATTATGACGGTGGCGATCAGCCTGTATTGCTGGAAATAGAAAAAGCTCAGATTCAGCTCACCCAGCAGTCGGACGGATCCGGTCACGTGCTGTTAGCAGGTGGTCTAGATGCCGTGGCCATGCCCCTCGACCCGTCAGCTGGCTTTGTTCTAGGTCAAGCGAAGCCAACGGATGCGAAGTGGCAGGCGCGGATTGAGTGGGGTGTGGAGCAGCCAGTGCTCTCGTGCGAGATCGAGAACTTGCAACTCAGAGGCCGGTATAACGAGAGGCTGGTGGAGCTCGATGCAATCACCCTGCGTCTGGAGAAAAAAGGGGAGTCTCTGACCGTGGCGGGATCGATGGTCAACAATGGCACCAAGCTGCCTGTGCATTACCACCATCGGATGACCGACGAGGAACGCTGGGTGTTGGATGGAGAAATGGTGTTAGGTCCTGTGGCACATGCCAAGCCGATGCCTCTACTGAGCGCAATCACCGATCTTTTCGACGACTGCACACTGACCGGTAGCAGTCTCAGCACCTTCAAGTTCAAGATGGGTGCCTTTCTTCCCTTCGAAGGTGTGTTATGCACCACGCTCGAGGATGTTAGCGTGCTGGATCGTGACGACCTGATCAAGGTTGAAGGTCTGCGTGGGGTATGGGATCTTCATCTCGTCCCTTTGTCAGATACGGATCCAAGCCAATCCGACCCCAGCTATTACACCCTCGATTTCAGCGCAGATCATTTCCACCTCAACTCTGAAGAATCGCTGGGATTCAACCTCGATCACATTGGCGATGAGCCGTGGAAGGTTCGTGGTAAGGGTAAGTTTAGCGGTGAGCCGGCGGTTCTCGATGCCGTGCTGAGCGGGCTCAACCTGCATGCGGAGAGCGACGGAGAGGAAATGGATCTGACCGATACCGATGTCCAACTGCGGATGGAGGGCGATACCCTCACAGCAACCGGAGCGACCATGCTGAAGGACAACCGGGTGCCGTTTTCCTATCGACACGAGAAGTCCAATGAGGGCGATGCGTGGAAACTGGCAGGTGTGCTGCAAATCAAGGCGGCGGAGCTGAAAAACCCGATCGATAACGCTGCGATCTTGATCGATGCGATGAAGGATAAATCGCTAACAGGACGCGTCGCGATGAAGTTGGATTTCACTAAAGGCAGCGATGAAGACTTTGATGGCGTGCTCACTGCGGACATCGAGGATGGCACCCTGAAATTCACCACGGAAGATGGACCAGTGATCGAGGGGATCAAGGGAGGCGTTCGTTTGACCTCGATGAAAACCAAGCAGACTGCAGGCTTTCACCGGGTGACTGCCACTAAGATGACCGCCTTTGACATGACCATGACCAATCTTCGGGCTGACTATCATTTGCTTCCTAACGGGGATATCCAGCTGCGCAATGTGGCGACCCAAGCACTGGGAGGAAACGTCTGGCTGGACCCCTTCGTGCTTCCTGACGGCGATGCTAATTATCAGTTCAAAGTGCGGATGAAAAAAATCGACATCGCCCAGATGGTCAAGCTGTTCCCCGAGTTCAATGGCAAGATCAGCGGCCGGATCGATGGCTTGCTGCCGATGCAATGTATCGATGGAGAGTTCATGCCGCAGCGAGGTGGCATGTATCTCACCCCCGGAAGCAATGCGACTCTGCGCTACGATGCTGGAAACAAGTTTAGCGCTGGCCTCGATCCGAAGGGCAGGGAGTATCAGCAGATGAAAATGGTGGAAGACTCGCTGCAGAACTTGGAACTGCGGGTGCTGAGCATCCGCCTCTTTGATCCGCGTGATGTTGATAAGGCGGTGGTGCTACGGCTTGAGGGCCGCGCACCTACAGTGGAGGGGTCTCCTCCGATTATCCTGAACATCAAT